A stretch of Brassica napus cultivar Da-Ae unplaced genomic scaffold, Da-Ae ScsIHWf_806;HRSCAF=1155, whole genome shotgun sequence DNA encodes these proteins:
- the LOC106380170 gene encoding uncharacterized protein LOC106380170, with translation MADIAILVAEEYERRVRQTADSSSASLEFDWWKNVPAKLTMSIGVNEKKIESLIKKFEAKSQFALAISHGFFSA, from the coding sequence ATGGCGGACATAGCGATTTTGGTGGCGGAGGAGTATGAGCGGAGGGTGAGACAGACGGCGGATTCGAGTTCGGCGTCGTTGGAATTTGATTGGTGGAAGAACGTTCCAGCGAAGTTGACTATGTCTATAGGAGTCAACGAGAAGAAGATAGAGAGTCTGATAAAGAAGTTTGAAGCTAAATCTCAGTTCGCTCTTGCCATCTCACATGGCTTCTTCTCTGCTTAG